Proteins encoded within one genomic window of uncultured Desulfobacter sp.:
- the rpmB gene encoding 50S ribosomal protein L28, translating into MAKECAICGKKPMVGNNVSHAHNLNKRRFNPNLQRVRAEIKPGCVRKIDVCTSCIKAGKVTKAS; encoded by the coding sequence ATGGCAAAAGAATGTGCAATCTGTGGAAAAAAACCAATGGTAGGCAACAATGTCAGCCACGCTCACAATCTCAATAAAAGGCGCTTCAATCCCAATCTCCAGAGAGTTCGTGCGGAGATTAAACCTGGTTGCGTCAGAAAGATTGATGTATGTACGTCCTGCATCAAAGCAGGAAAAGTAACCAAAGCCTCCTAG
- a CDS encoding PhoH family protein: MKKIFILDTNVILHDSGCIHQFKDNDIYIPITVIEELDKFKKGNNVINCNARDFLRTLDALSSDTMLNGGAPIDDGKGSIAIRLDTALDPIIENNFNEITPDVRIINIAYAIAKENEFKNVVFVTKDVNLRLKARSIGLKTENYNSQYVENISEMYTGMKVVNNISSHVLDQLYQKPYETDTANLGEDVALFANENVILKNGSKSALAYFDGTSQTVKLIQPRICYGIKPRNSEQTFALNAMLNPDIALVTISGKAGTGKTLLALAAALAKKQFYRQIFIARPVVPLSNKDLGFLPGDVASKLDPYMQPLYDNLSVIQNHFNENGSNGKNIKELIEEEKIVITPISYIRGRSIVRVFFIVDEAQNLTPHEVKTIITRAGEGTKIIFTGDIFQIDHPYLDTQTNGLAYIIEKMKGQNLYAHINLEKGERSQLAELASKIL; the protein is encoded by the coding sequence ATGAAAAAAATCTTTATCCTGGATACCAACGTCATCCTTCATGACAGCGGATGCATTCATCAATTCAAAGACAATGATATTTACATTCCCATTACGGTTATTGAAGAGCTGGATAAATTTAAAAAAGGGAACAATGTCATTAATTGCAATGCACGGGACTTTTTAAGGACTCTGGATGCATTGTCCAGTGATACGATGCTCAACGGCGGGGCGCCCATTGATGACGGAAAGGGCAGTATTGCCATCCGCCTGGACACTGCCCTGGATCCCATAATTGAAAACAACTTTAATGAAATTACTCCGGATGTCAGGATCATAAACATTGCCTATGCCATTGCCAAAGAAAACGAATTCAAAAATGTCGTTTTCGTAACCAAAGATGTAAACTTGCGCCTGAAAGCCCGCTCCATCGGTTTGAAAACGGAGAATTATAATTCCCAGTATGTTGAAAACATCTCCGAGATGTACACCGGTATGAAGGTGGTGAATAATATCAGTTCCCATGTACTGGACCAGCTATACCAGAAGCCCTATGAAACTGACACCGCCAATCTGGGAGAAGATGTTGCGCTGTTTGCCAATGAAAATGTGATATTGAAAAATGGATCCAAGTCCGCCCTGGCCTATTTTGACGGCACCAGCCAAACCGTGAAACTGATTCAACCCAGAATCTGTTACGGAATCAAGCCGCGGAATTCAGAACAGACGTTTGCGTTAAATGCCATGCTCAACCCGGATATCGCACTTGTTACCATTTCCGGCAAGGCAGGTACAGGAAAAACGCTGCTGGCTCTTGCCGCCGCTCTGGCTAAAAAACAATTTTATCGCCAGATTTTCATCGCCCGGCCCGTTGTCCCCTTAAGCAACAAAGATTTGGGGTTTCTTCCCGGAGACGTGGCTTCCAAGTTGGATCCCTATATGCAGCCCTTGTATGATAACCTCTCTGTAATACAGAATCATTTCAATGAGAATGGCTCTAACGGAAAAAATATCAAAGAGCTGATAGAAGAGGAAAAGATCGTTATTACACCGATTTCATATATACGGGGTCGATCTATTGTACGTGTGTTTTTTATCGTGGATGAGGCTCAGAATTTGACGCCTCATGAGGTAAAAACTATCATCACCAGGGCAGGAGAGGGCACAAAGATTATTTTTACAGGAGATATTTTTCAAATAGATCATCCCTATCTGGACACCCAAACCAATGGGCTTGCCTATATTATAGAAAAGATGAAGGGTCAGAATCTCTATGCTCACATTAATCTTGAGAAGGGTGAGCGTTCTCAGTTGGCGGAACTGGCTTCAAAAATTCTGTAA
- a CDS encoding bifunctional (p)ppGpp synthetase/guanosine-3',5'-bis(diphosphate) 3'-pyrophosphohydrolase, whose protein sequence is MIRITDILDKIYEYSPDADVSLIDRAYIYSAQVHEGQVRLSGEPYLSHPLEVANILAHMKLDMESIAAALLHDVIEDTPATKEDIADMFGPGVAHIVEGVTKLSALHAATKVAQQAESLRKMILAMADDIRVVLIKLADRLHNMRTLKYHRKPEKQAAIAQETLDIYAPIAARLGIFWIKNELEEMAFFYTLREEHDRIQTLVNKAKDEQEAYINEVSTSLHYKMDEMELPCQIKGRFKSFYSIYQKMLSQGLEFDDVYDIIAFRIILDTVPQCYAAMGAVHSMWKPIYYKIKDYIGNPKPNMYQSIHTTVIGPKGERVEIQIRTHEMNRVAESGIAAHWSYKEGTKIDENTGELFAWIRNLVENQENLKDPDEFLENVRIDLYPGEIYVFTPAGEIKTLPKKATPVDFAYRIHTEVGAQCTGARVNGKLVPLSHELRTGDTIEIITTKGHNPSRDWLNFVKTVKAKTKIRAYINARERERSYSLGREMCEKTFRKRNQNFNALIKSGDIGRVAESLGFKTVDDLIAHVGFGQMTALQVLNRAVPEFEKDPEESDDAVIEKAISKPSGKPTTGVIVKGLNDILVKFSKCCNPLPGDPIIGYITQGQGVAIHRKNCLNVLKMARERIIEVEWASDIKESYPASICIKTDDRHGLLADIAAVISKAGINILNAHSETSDEGISVFYFTIMVGSSGQLKKVMTELRRVKTVNDVKRVVTGDA, encoded by the coding sequence ATGATTCGAATCACCGACATATTGGACAAAATTTATGAGTATAGTCCAGATGCTGATGTCTCGCTCATTGACCGGGCCTATATTTATTCGGCTCAGGTTCATGAAGGCCAGGTCCGGCTCTCGGGAGAACCCTATCTGTCCCATCCTCTGGAGGTGGCCAATATTCTGGCCCACATGAAGCTGGACATGGAGAGCATTGCTGCAGCGCTACTCCATGATGTGATTGAGGATACTCCTGCCACCAAAGAAGATATTGCCGATATGTTCGGTCCCGGGGTGGCACATATAGTGGAGGGCGTGACCAAGCTGTCCGCCCTGCACGCGGCCACCAAAGTCGCCCAGCAAGCAGAATCTTTGCGCAAAATGATCCTGGCTATGGCGGATGATATCCGGGTGGTGCTCATAAAATTGGCAGATCGTCTGCATAATATGCGGACACTTAAATACCATAGAAAACCCGAAAAACAGGCCGCCATTGCCCAGGAAACCCTGGATATCTATGCGCCGATCGCCGCGCGGCTGGGTATCTTCTGGATTAAAAATGAACTGGAAGAGATGGCCTTTTTTTATACCCTGCGTGAAGAGCATGATCGTATCCAGACCCTGGTCAATAAGGCCAAGGATGAGCAGGAAGCGTATATTAACGAGGTTTCAACCTCCCTGCACTATAAAATGGACGAGATGGAGCTGCCCTGTCAAATCAAGGGACGGTTTAAATCCTTTTATTCCATTTACCAGAAAATGCTGTCCCAAGGGCTTGAATTTGACGATGTGTATGACATCATTGCCTTTCGAATCATTCTGGACACCGTGCCCCAGTGTTATGCTGCCATGGGGGCGGTGCACTCCATGTGGAAACCCATTTATTATAAAATAAAAGACTATATAGGCAATCCCAAGCCCAATATGTACCAGTCCATCCACACAACGGTAATCGGTCCTAAAGGTGAACGGGTGGAAATCCAGATTCGGACCCATGAGATGAATCGGGTGGCGGAATCGGGTATTGCTGCCCACTGGTCGTACAAGGAAGGCACCAAGATTGATGAAAATACCGGGGAGTTGTTTGCCTGGATCCGCAATCTTGTGGAGAACCAGGAAAACCTCAAAGATCCGGATGAGTTTCTTGAAAATGTACGTATAGATCTTTATCCCGGAGAAATTTACGTGTTTACTCCGGCAGGGGAGATTAAAACCCTTCCTAAAAAAGCGACACCTGTTGATTTTGCCTACCGGATTCACACGGAGGTTGGGGCCCAATGCACTGGTGCCCGGGTCAATGGGAAGCTTGTTCCCCTGTCCCATGAACTGCGCACCGGCGATACCATTGAAATCATTACCACCAAAGGGCATAACCCCAGCCGGGACTGGCTAAATTTTGTTAAAACCGTCAAGGCAAAGACAAAAATTAGGGCCTATATCAATGCCAGGGAAAGAGAGCGAAGCTATTCCCTGGGACGGGAAATGTGTGAGAAAACATTCAGAAAGCGCAATCAAAATTTCAATGCTTTGATTAAATCAGGCGATATCGGCCGGGTAGCTGAGTCGTTGGGTTTCAAAACGGTTGACGATCTGATCGCCCATGTGGGATTCGGACAAATGACGGCGCTCCAGGTGTTGAACCGGGCTGTGCCTGAGTTTGAAAAAGATCCGGAAGAGTCTGATGATGCAGTCATTGAAAAAGCGATCTCCAAGCCTTCCGGCAAACCGACTACCGGGGTTATTGTAAAAGGACTCAATGATATTCTCGTTAAGTTTTCAAAATGTTGCAATCCTTTACCCGGAGATCCCATAATCGGATATATCACCCAGGGGCAGGGCGTCGCCATCCACCGGAAGAACTGCCTTAATGTTTTAAAAATGGCCAGAGAAAGGATTATTGAGGTCGAATGGGCCAGTGATATTAAGGAATCCTATCCTGCGTCCATCTGTATCAAGACAGACGATCGCCATGGTCTTCTCGCCGACATTGCAGCTGTCATATCAAAGGCCGGTATCAACATCTTAAACGCACACTCGGAAACATCGGACGAGGGTATCAGTGTTTTTTATTTTACCATTATGGTAGGAAGTTCCGGCCAGCTTAAAAAAGTTATGACGGAACTTCGCCGGGTAAAAACTGTTAACGATGTTAAACGGGTTGTCACTGGAGATGCTTGA
- the proS gene encoding proline--tRNA ligase, translated as MGKKVKTAITPTREEDYPQWYQEVVKASDMSENSPVRGCMVIKPWGFAIWENIQRQMDAMFKETGVKNAYFPLFIPLSYLEKEAEHVEGFAKECAVVTHHKLEKGENGGLVPAGELAEPLIVRPTSETIIGESMSKWTSSYRDLPILLNQWANVVRWEMRTRMFLRTSEFLWQEGHTAHATKDEAMERTLQMLELYAKFVEERLAMPIVKGRKSESERFPGADDTTCIEAMMQDKRALQAGTSHFLGQNFAKGSNIRFQSEAGQEEYAWTTSWGTSTRMIGGMIMVHSDDDGLVVPPRIAPAHVVILPIVKKGGDNSGVLESAEELKARLREQTFHGLPVEVEIDSRDIGGARGWEWVKKGIPVRVELGPRDIENNSVFMARRDTGEKKGIDREDFISTIADILDDIQNSLFQRAQAFREANTFSIDEKDKFYDLYKKAKGYNNGAFVMAHWCGSGQCEEKIKQDLSVTIRCIPFDSPDEEGTCICCGAKSERRVLFAKAY; from the coding sequence ATGGGAAAGAAAGTTAAGACTGCCATCACCCCCACACGGGAAGAAGATTATCCCCAGTGGTACCAGGAGGTGGTAAAGGCCTCGGACATGTCGGAAAATTCGCCAGTCCGCGGATGCATGGTGATTAAACCCTGGGGATTTGCCATCTGGGAGAACATACAAAGACAGATGGATGCCATGTTCAAGGAAACCGGGGTAAAAAACGCCTATTTCCCATTATTTATTCCCCTAAGCTACCTTGAAAAAGAGGCCGAGCATGTGGAAGGTTTTGCCAAGGAGTGTGCCGTTGTCACCCATCATAAACTGGAAAAGGGCGAAAACGGTGGACTTGTACCGGCGGGTGAGCTGGCTGAGCCGTTGATTGTCCGGCCCACATCCGAAACCATTATCGGTGAGTCCATGTCTAAATGGACCTCTTCTTACCGGGATCTGCCGATCCTTTTAAATCAGTGGGCCAATGTGGTGCGCTGGGAGATGCGTACGCGTATGTTTTTGCGGACCAGTGAATTTTTATGGCAGGAAGGGCATACGGCCCATGCCACAAAAGATGAGGCCATGGAACGCACTCTTCAGATGCTGGAACTTTACGCCAAGTTTGTTGAAGAGCGACTGGCCATGCCGATCGTCAAAGGCCGCAAGAGTGAATCCGAACGGTTCCCCGGAGCAGATGACACCACCTGCATTGAGGCCATGATGCAGGATAAGAGAGCGCTTCAGGCAGGTACCTCCCATTTTCTGGGCCAGAATTTTGCTAAAGGGTCCAACATCAGATTTCAGAGTGAAGCGGGCCAGGAAGAGTATGCCTGGACCACCTCCTGGGGAACATCCACCCGGATGATCGGCGGCATGATTATGGTGCATTCCGATGATGACGGCCTGGTGGTTCCGCCCCGTATTGCCCCGGCCCATGTGGTGATTCTGCCTATAGTTAAGAAAGGGGGTGACAATTCAGGTGTTCTGGAAAGTGCTGAAGAACTCAAAGCGCGCTTAAGAGAGCAGACTTTTCATGGTCTGCCCGTGGAAGTGGAGATCGACAGCCGGGATATTGGTGGTGCCAGAGGCTGGGAGTGGGTGAAAAAAGGCATTCCCGTGCGTGTGGAACTGGGCCCCCGGGATATTGAAAACAACAGTGTGTTCATGGCCCGCAGAGATACAGGCGAGAAAAAGGGCATCGATAGAGAAGATTTTATAAGTACTATTGCCGACATCCTGGATGATATCCAGAATTCTCTGTTCCAGCGCGCCCAAGCTTTTCGGGAAGCCAACACCTTTTCTATTGATGAAAAAGATAAATTTTATGATCTGTATAAAAAAGCAAAAGGGTACAACAACGGCGCGTTTGTCATGGCACATTGGTGCGGATCAGGCCAGTGTGAAGAGAAAATAAAACAGGATTTGTCCGTAACCATACGGTGCATTCCCTTTGACAGTCCCGACGAGGAGGGTACCTGTATTTGTTGTGGTGCGAAAAGTGAACGACGCGTCCTGTTTGCCAAAGCATATTAA
- the ispG gene encoding flavodoxin-dependent (E)-4-hydroxy-3-methylbut-2-enyl-diphosphate synthase, with amino-acid sequence MPLLKERRKTRQIKVGSQPVGSDAQVSVQSMTNTQTQDVQATVNQILSLEKAGCDIVRAAVPDMEAARALKEIKEKIHIPLIADIHFDWRLAIASAESGVDGLRINPGNIGTADKIKAVVDCAKAHKLPIRIGVNGGSLEKEIEKQFGVTARGMVESALANIRILEDLGFYDIKVSLKASDVERTVEAYRQLAPLTDVPFHVGVTEAGGLYAGITKSAIGIGMLLSEGIGDTIRVSLTRDPVEEIRTGFEILRALGLRQRGPELISCPTCGRCKINLFKIAEQVEKALLERTARIKVAIMGCVVNGPGEAKEADIGIAGGDGKGILFKKGKVVRKIDQACLVDELIKEIDAMTLNAEEINGKES; translated from the coding sequence ATGCCGCTGCTCAAAGAACGCCGGAAAACCCGGCAGATAAAGGTGGGGTCTCAGCCTGTGGGGTCTGATGCACAGGTTTCGGTTCAGTCCATGACCAACACCCAGACCCAGGATGTGCAAGCCACTGTAAACCAGATATTGTCCCTGGAAAAGGCCGGGTGCGACATTGTCCGGGCAGCAGTGCCGGATATGGAGGCGGCCAGGGCGTTAAAAGAAATCAAAGAGAAGATTCATATCCCCTTGATTGCAGACATCCATTTTGACTGGCGCCTGGCCATTGCTTCAGCCGAATCCGGCGTGGATGGACTGCGGATCAATCCGGGAAATATCGGCACGGCCGATAAAATAAAAGCCGTGGTGGATTGTGCCAAGGCCCATAAGCTTCCCATCCGCATCGGGGTAAACGGCGGGTCTTTGGAAAAAGAGATCGAAAAGCAATTCGGTGTGACGGCCCGGGGCATGGTGGAAAGTGCCCTTGCCAATATCCGGATTTTAGAAGATCTGGGGTTTTATGATATCAAGGTTTCCTTGAAGGCATCGGATGTGGAACGTACCGTGGAGGCCTACCGGCAGCTTGCGCCATTGACCGACGTTCCGTTTCATGTGGGAGTGACCGAGGCGGGCGGCCTCTATGCCGGCATCACCAAATCCGCCATCGGCATCGGCATGCTGTTGTCCGAAGGCATCGGGGACACCATCCGGGTTTCCCTGACCCGTGATCCGGTGGAAGAGATCCGTACCGGGTTTGAAATTTTACGGGCATTGGGGCTGCGTCAACGAGGGCCGGAGCTTATTTCCTGTCCCACCTGTGGGCGGTGTAAAATAAATTTGTTTAAAATTGCCGAACAGGTAGAAAAAGCTTTACTTGAGCGCACAGCACGGATTAAAGTTGCTATTATGGGATGCGTGGTCAATGGTCCGGGCGAAGCCAAAGAAGCGGACATCGGTATTGCCGGCGGTGACGGCAAGGGAATTTTGTTTAAAAAGGGAAAAGTTGTCCGCAAAATTGACCAGGCGTGTCTTGTGGATGAATTGATTAAAGAGATTGACGCAATGACTTTAAATGCGGAGGAAATAAATGGGAAAGAAAGTTAA
- a CDS encoding RNA-binding domain-containing protein: METLEIMQILAQGEDSLNQFKKNITNIDALAIEIIAFSNTLGGKIFIGVDDDGNVTGLTTEDVQRLNNLLSNAASQNVKPAVNPLSEMAIINDQRIMIIHVPKGINKPYQDKNGAFWVKNGADKRKATSREEIQLLFQDSGMVHADIIPAQGMTIADIDMPYFREFFQKRYGESLDDQSVPLSQTISNLNLGKNGELNITGAVLFGQSPSSRLPSFIVKAAVFPGNTLAHDTYIDSRDITGKVSEIFQQTINFIMSNTRQVQGEQSVNSLGLPEIPRIVLEELVANALVHRDYFISAPIRVFVFSDRVEIISPGHLPNNLTVENIKAGNSNTRNPVLASFAYQILPYRGFGSGILRALENYPNIDFIDDRDGNLFKCIIKRT; encoded by the coding sequence ATGGAAACCTTAGAAATAATGCAGATCCTGGCCCAGGGTGAGGACAGTCTCAATCAGTTTAAAAAAAACATTACCAATATTGACGCACTGGCCATTGAGATCATTGCGTTCAGCAACACCTTGGGCGGAAAAATATTTATTGGTGTGGATGATGACGGTAATGTTACCGGGCTTACCACGGAAGACGTTCAGCGTCTTAATAATCTTTTGTCCAATGCGGCCAGCCAGAATGTAAAGCCGGCTGTCAATCCGTTGTCAGAAATGGCCATAATCAATGACCAGCGTATTATGATTATTCATGTTCCAAAAGGGATTAATAAACCCTATCAGGATAAAAACGGTGCCTTCTGGGTTAAAAACGGTGCGGATAAACGCAAGGCAACTTCCCGGGAGGAAATTCAGCTGTTGTTTCAAGACTCAGGCATGGTGCATGCGGATATCATCCCGGCACAAGGGATGACCATTGCGGATATTGACATGCCCTATTTTCGTGAATTTTTCCAAAAAAGATACGGAGAATCCCTTGACGATCAATCCGTCCCTCTGTCCCAGACAATTTCAAATCTTAATCTTGGAAAAAATGGCGAACTGAATATAACCGGGGCGGTGCTGTTTGGACAATCCCCTTCCAGCCGCCTTCCCTCTTTTATCGTAAAGGCAGCGGTCTTCCCCGGTAACACCCTTGCACATGACACTTACATAGACAGCCGTGATATTACAGGGAAAGTTTCTGAAATATTCCAGCAAACCATTAACTTTATCATGTCCAATACCCGGCAGGTGCAAGGAGAGCAGTCGGTAAACAGTTTAGGGTTGCCGGAGATCCCGCGGATCGTTTTGGAAGAGCTTGTCGCCAATGCGCTTGTCCATCGTGATTACTTCATTTCCGCCCCCATCCGGGTGTTTGTTTTTTCTGACCGTGTGGAAATTATAAGCCCCGGACACCTGCCCAACAACCTTACCGTAGAAAATATTAAGGCGGGTAATTCAAATACCCGTAATCCGGTATTGGCATCGTTTGCATATCAAATTTTACCGTATAGGGGCTTTGGTTCGGGCATATTGCGAGCATTGGAAAACTATCCGAATATTGACTTCATTGATGACCGGGACGGTAACCTTTTTAAATGCATAATTAAAAGGACTTAA
- a CDS encoding AAA family ATPase — protein MDSEGKDLEIFKYGTHWLRTDFHLHTKADKEFKFTGEDNRFVSDYIEGLKNAGIRVGAITNHNKFDASEFKALRKNACKNAICLLPGVELSVNDGANGIHTLIIFSDQWLDNGNDYISPFISSMFPGKAESEYQHENGRSDKNILQVVEELEKTSRDYFLIFAHVEQRNGLWEGMKGGKLGDFTEKRYGSVRKRTLGFQKVRTRDDRGKVQKLLREWYPAEVEGSDCKSISDIGKGREYFLKLGAFSFEAVQFALIDHSNRTASGIKAHTHSRIRNIRFTGGTLAGQKLHFSPELNTLIGIRGSGKSSILEVLRYAVDIPFGEKAGDTKYKQDLVGFTMGSGGKIEIDAVDRYGQPYTIRRVWKEPYSEVLIDGILQPGVSIRETVLHKPIYFGQKDLSSTGEGFETDLVDKLLGSKLDQVRRNIAQQKQRVIESVDRLDTVSNVQDQIGEQKKIKQDTEHRLKFYAEHGVEEKLQKRLDFDLDVRTMQKGGQIAEGFVSDLESLLAQHEDDIRNFKGYQSKHNLEVFKRFYSHYNTYITFVDQIKAWLTGQGKSKQGLSDCRTELDQVRKGMVEEFAQIERKLGEELKSCGIQNISSEEFLGLKKKLAMANQLIIVLQKQGKQKKDLWNSLFVELHKLNELWLTEFNLIKTELDKVGSEGNSISISSGYKEEKQAFLDFMKSIFKGSGIRETIYQGIVDAYTDFIAILKDFENAKGFFESNPQILTDLFRKNLKSLLTFQTPNKFTIMYRGKELKHHSLCH, from the coding sequence ATGGACTCAGAAGGCAAAGATCTTGAAATATTTAAATATGGTACCCATTGGTTGCGAACGGATTTTCACCTTCATACCAAGGCGGACAAGGAGTTCAAGTTCACCGGAGAAGACAACCGCTTTGTCTCTGATTATATAGAAGGACTTAAAAATGCAGGGATCCGGGTCGGAGCTATTACCAACCACAATAAGTTTGATGCCTCTGAATTCAAAGCTCTTCGTAAAAATGCCTGTAAAAATGCTATTTGTCTACTTCCGGGGGTGGAGTTGTCTGTGAATGATGGTGCCAACGGCATTCATACTCTGATTATTTTTAGTGATCAATGGCTGGACAACGGCAATGATTATATCTCACCCTTTATCTCCAGTATGTTTCCGGGAAAAGCAGAAAGCGAATATCAGCATGAAAACGGCCGGAGCGATAAAAATATTCTCCAGGTCGTTGAAGAACTGGAAAAGACATCCCGGGACTATTTTCTGATATTTGCCCATGTGGAGCAAAGAAACGGGTTATGGGAAGGAATGAAAGGCGGGAAACTGGGTGATTTTACAGAAAAACGGTATGGTAGCGTCAGAAAAAGAACCCTGGGATTTCAAAAGGTCAGAACACGGGATGACCGTGGTAAAGTTCAAAAATTGCTGAGGGAGTGGTATCCGGCCGAAGTGGAGGGCTCTGATTGTAAGTCCATTTCTGATATTGGTAAAGGCAGAGAATACTTCTTAAAGCTTGGGGCTTTTTCGTTTGAGGCTGTCCAATTTGCGTTAATTGACCACTCAAACCGCACAGCGTCCGGCATTAAAGCGCATACCCATTCCCGAATTCGTAATATCCGGTTCACGGGAGGGACCCTTGCCGGGCAGAAACTTCATTTCTCGCCGGAGCTTAACACTCTGATTGGTATTCGAGGCAGCGGAAAATCTTCCATTTTGGAGGTGCTTCGCTATGCTGTTGATATCCCTTTTGGAGAAAAAGCGGGGGATACCAAATACAAACAAGATTTGGTCGGATTTACGATGGGAAGCGGTGGAAAAATCGAAATTGATGCCGTAGACCGGTATGGCCAACCCTATACTATCCGCCGTGTCTGGAAGGAACCCTATTCCGAAGTTTTGATTGATGGCATCCTGCAGCCGGGAGTCTCAATCCGTGAGACCGTGTTGCATAAACCTATTTATTTTGGGCAAAAAGATCTTTCCAGTACCGGTGAGGGGTTTGAGACGGATCTGGTTGACAAGCTTCTTGGATCAAAACTGGATCAAGTAAGGCGTAACATTGCGCAACAAAAGCAAAGGGTGATTGAGTCCGTTGACCGGCTGGATACAGTTTCCAATGTTCAGGATCAGATTGGTGAGCAAAAGAAAATAAAACAGGATACAGAACACCGGTTAAAATTTTATGCGGAACACGGTGTTGAGGAAAAATTGCAGAAACGGCTGGATTTTGACTTGGATGTCAGAACGATGCAAAAGGGGGGCCAGATAGCGGAAGGCTTTGTTTCCGATCTTGAAAGCCTGCTTGCACAGCATGAGGATGATATACGAAATTTTAAAGGGTATCAGTCAAAGCACAACTTGGAAGTATTTAAACGGTTTTATAGCCATTATAATACCTACATTACTTTTGTTGATCAGATAAAAGCCTGGCTGACCGGCCAGGGCAAGTCAAAGCAGGGACTATCTGACTGCCGGACTGAGTTGGATCAAGTGCGTAAAGGGATGGTTGAAGAGTTTGCTCAAATCGAGCGTAAACTGGGAGAAGAGTTAAAGAGCTGCGGCATCCAGAATATCAGTTCAGAAGAATTCCTCGGCCTAAAGAAAAAACTGGCTATGGCCAATCAGCTTATCATCGTACTCCAAAAGCAGGGAAAGCAAAAAAAAGACCTGTGGAATTCGCTTTTTGTGGAATTGCATAAATTAAATGAATTGTGGCTTACGGAATTTAATCTTATTAAAACAGAACTTGATAAGGTGGGTTCGGAAGGTAATTCCATTTCAATTAGTTCGGGATATAAGGAGGAGAAACAAGCGTTTCTGGATTTCATGAAAAGCATTTTCAAGGGAAGCGGTATCCGGGAAACAATCTATCAGGGCATTGTTGATGCGTACACGGATTTTATTGCCATTCTTAAAGATTTTGAAAATGCAAAAGGGTTCTTCGAAAGTAACCCTCAAATTCTGACGGATCTGTTCAGAAAGAATTTGAAAAGCTTGTTGACCTTCCAGACCCCTAATAAATTTACCATCATGTACCGGGGCAAAGAGTTGAAGCATCATTCTCTATGCCACTAG
- a CDS encoding methyltransferase, which yields MKKSSKNRLTIHQQALFPKDTLFDKIARAVCRSQTLPRKELYEAWEVAKRVRRHFRGGRIVDLACGHGLVSHILLLLDDTSPNALAVDTHIPENAGTLSQNIINTWPRLKDRIFFSQMPLEQVELSDRDIVVSVHACGTLTDTVIEKAVAARAKLAVLPCCHDLDLCDTGGLEGWMDGSLAVDATRAFRLAGKSYTVMTKKIPGEITPKNRLLMAYPK from the coding sequence ATGAAAAAATCTTCAAAAAACAGGCTCACCATTCATCAGCAGGCGTTATTTCCCAAAGATACTCTTTTTGATAAAATTGCAAGGGCAGTATGCCGGTCCCAGACGCTGCCGAGAAAAGAACTTTACGAAGCATGGGAGGTGGCAAAAAGGGTCAGAAGGCATTTCCGGGGCGGCCGAATCGTTGATCTGGCATGCGGCCATGGCCTGGTTTCCCATATTTTATTATTACTAGATGATACCTCTCCCAACGCCCTTGCCGTTGATACGCACATTCCGGAAAATGCAGGAACGCTGTCCCAGAACATCATCAATACATGGCCCCGGTTAAAGGATAGAATTTTTTTCAGCCAAATGCCCCTTGAACAGGTGGAATTATCTGACCGGGATATTGTCGTATCTGTGCATGCCTGCGGGACGTTGACAGATACGGTGATCGAAAAAGCTGTGGCGGCAAGGGCAAAACTTGCGGTACTGCCATGCTGTCATGACCTTGATCTGTGCGACACCGGCGGCCTTGAAGGCTGGATGGACGGCTCCCTGGCCGTGGATGCCACACGGGCCTTTAGGCTGGCCGGCAAAAGCTATACGGTGATGACAAAAAAAATTCCTGGTGAAATCACGCCGAAAAATCGTCTTTTGATGGCATATCCCAAATGA